In one Methanobrevibacter oralis genomic region, the following are encoded:
- a CDS encoding ABC transporter ATP-binding protein, whose protein sequence is MSLISKIKSGSKTEKITKKIKDDNIAVKVDHLVMEFKITNDKIDTLKEYVIRTLKRNKKEKKMIRVLDDISFTVYRGDKLGILGFNGAGKSTLLKILAGIYEPSSGSIQINGKIAPLLELSAGFDKNYSGANNIYLNGAFLSMDKKYLEEKYDEIVEFSELGEFINYPVKNYSSGMRAKLGFSIATLIEPDILIVDEILSVGDIKFRKKSSEKINSLMKQGVTVLLVSHSINQIKKICDKCIWLEDGKIVMQGDAQEVCDAYVKSAKSKKKKK, encoded by the coding sequence ATGAGTTTAATAAGTAAAATAAAAAGTGGTTCTAAAACTGAAAAAATAACTAAAAAAATTAAAGATGATAATATTGCAGTTAAAGTTGATCACTTAGTAATGGAATTTAAAATAACTAATGATAAAATAGATACCTTAAAAGAATATGTCATTAGAACTCTTAAACGAAATAAAAAAGAAAAGAAAATGATTAGAGTTCTTGACGATATTTCATTTACTGTTTATAGAGGAGATAAATTAGGCATACTTGGATTTAATGGTGCTGGAAAAAGTACATTATTAAAAATTTTAGCAGGAATTTATGAACCTAGTTCTGGTTCTATTCAAATTAATGGTAAAATAGCTCCTTTACTTGAATTAAGTGCTGGTTTTGATAAAAATTATTCTGGAGCAAACAATATCTATTTAAATGGTGCTTTTTTAAGCATGGATAAAAAATACCTTGAAGAAAAATATGATGAAATCGTTGAATTTTCTGAACTTGGTGAATTTATTAATTATCCTGTGAAAAATTATTCCTCTGGTATGAGAGCTAAATTAGGTTTTTCAATAGCTACCCTTATTGAACCAGATATTTTAATTGTTGATGAAATTTTATCTGTTGGAGATATTAAATTCAGAAAAAAAAGTTCTGAAAAAATTAATTCCCTTATGAAACAAGGAGTAACCGTGTTACTTGTTTCACATTCAATTAACCAAATTAAAAAAATTTGTGATAAGTGTATTTGGCTTGAAGATGGTAAAATTGTAATGCAAGGTGATGCGCAAGAAGTATGCGATGCATATGTAAAAAGTGCTAAATCAAAAAAGAAAAAAAAGTAA